The Thermosynechococcus sp. HN-54 DNA segment CACTTAATTCCAGCCCCCAGAGATGTTGTTTGACCCCTTGGTAGGTGTTGAGGCGAGCGATCGTCTCTTGGCCAATATAACAACCTTTATTAAAAGAAATGGTATGCCCTAGCCGTGCTTCGAGGGGGTTGTAGTCTTCGGTGAGTTCCGCATCGGCAGCGGGTCGGCCTTGGCGGATGCGTAGGTGTTCCCAGTCGGCATCACTCAGTTGGGGATAGGGATGAAGTAAATCGCTGAGGGGGCGATCGCTCCAAAGGGTTAAACCTAGAATCGCTAGGCCACTGGTGGCAGCAATGGTTAAGGGAGTATTTTCGTAAGTAACAGTCACATGAGCGTAGGGCTGAGCAAACGGTTCAAGATCAAATTGGGCACTCATCTGATCTGCAACGGCACCGAAAACTCGGTAGCAGTAACTGTCAGGGGTGCGATCGCTCACCTGCACATCATCGCCAAAGAAGATGTACTTATCGAGCCATTTCAAGAGAAACTCGCGGCGCTGAGGCGAGATCAGTAGCTCCACCCAGTCAGAATGGACAAACAGGGTAGCTAAATCAAGGGTGCGGGCGGTTGAGGTTAGAAAAACGGTATCGGCGCCTTGAC contains these protein-coding regions:
- a CDS encoding folate-binding protein YgfZ, which codes for MTDLLETVSTSGAVYDCSHWGRLRLTGGDRLKFLHNQSSNNCLLLQPGQGADTVFLTSTARTLDLATLFVHSDWVELLISPQRREFLLKWLDKYIFFGDDVQVSDRTPDSYCYRVFGAVADQMSAQFDLEPFAQPYAHVTVTYENTPLTIAATSGLAILGLTLWSDRPLSDLLHPYPQLSDADWEHLRIRQGRPAADAELTEDYNPLEARLGHTISFNKGCYIGQETIARLNTYQGVKQHLWGLELSAAVTPPTPLFLDGEKVGLLTSCTPLNRGAFGLGYVRTKVGGTGLTLHTPEGIIAQVVEVPFLSTVG